The genomic region CCCGTCGCGGCGCACCGTCGAAACGGCCCGCGCGCTGGGACTCGAGCCGCTGCAGCTGGACGAATTCAGCGAGCAAGACTTTGGCGACTGGACCGGCCGTCGGCATGACGAACTCGCCGCGACCGGTGGCGAGGCCTATGCACGGTTCTGGAGCGATCTGGCGCGCGGACGGCCGCCCGGCGGCGAAAGCTTTGAGGAACAGGTCGCGCGGGTCCGCCTGGGTTTGTCGAAGATCGGCACCGGGGCCGCAACGCTCGTCGTGCATTCCGGCACGATCCGGGCGGCGCTGTGCATCGCGCTCGACCTGACGCCACAAGCGGCCCTGCGCTTCATGATCGATCCGCTGTCGCTGACCAGGATTGACCGGCTCGCGACCGGCTGGCGCGTCGTCTCCGTCAATCAGCGGACGATTTGATCAGGCCGGACGATCAGGCACATTGGCCTGCGCAAAGGTCGCCATGCCGTTGTGGAGCGCGCAGGCCGACCGCACCAGCGGCAGCGCGATGGCCGCGCCCGATCCTTCGCCGAGCCTGAGATCCAGGCTGATCAGCGGCTGCACGTTCAGCGCGCGCAGCACCAGCCGATGCCCCTGCTCCGCCGACTGGTGCGAGGCCAGCAGGGACAGCTGGCACGAAGGGTTGAGCCGCACCGCCGCCAGCGCCGCGACCGACACGATGAAGCCGTCGATCAACACGGGGATGCGGTGCTGTGCAGCCGCGATAACGGCACCGCAGATGGCGGCGATCTCGAGACCGCCGACGGCGCACAGGATCTTTTCGGGCGCAGCGCCCGCAATGTCATGGCGTGCGATTGCAGCGTCGATCACCCGCGCCTTGTGCACACGGCCGGCCGCGTCGATGCCGGTACCGCTGCCCGCGATCTCCGCGGCGCTCACGCCGAGCAAGCCGGCCGCGATCGCCGCCGATGTCGTGGTGTTGCCGATGCCCATCTCGCCGAAGATCAGAAGATCGGGCTGCCCGGCCTGTGCGCGCGTCACCGCACGTCGGCCGGCTTCGAACGCAAATGCCAGCTCCGTGGGGGTGAGCGCAGCTTCGACGCTGAAATCGCGCGTACCGCTGCGCGGCTTGTCGGTCATGATTCCAGCCATCTCCCCCTGCGCCAGCGTGCCGGCGTCGACGACCTCCAGGCTGGAGCCCAGCTCACGCGCGAGCACCGAGATTGCGGCACCGCCGGAGGCAAAGTTCGCCAGCATCGCGATGGTCACTTCCTGCGGATAGGCCGAGACGCCCTGCGCGACGATGCCGTGATCGCCGGCGAAGATGATGATCGGCACCCGCGCCGCGCGCGGCTGCTCGGTTGCTTGCAGGCCCGCAAGCTCGATCGCGAGCTGCTCGAGCCGGCCGAGCGCGCCGGTCGGTTTCGTCAGTTGCGCCTGCCGCGCCACCGCCGCCTCGCGGTGGACTGCGGAGATATCGGGGCATTGTTGGGTGACCCATTCGGGGAGCATGCTGCCTCGCTTGCCTTACGGCCTGCGCTTGAGGATGTAACTGTCCATGATCCAGCCGTGCCGTTCGCGCGCCTCTTGCCGCACGGCGACGATGCGCGGGCCGATCTCGGCCAGCGCGCCGGACATCACGATCTGATCGGGCATGCCGAGATAGGCCCCCCACCAGATGTGCAGGCCCGCCGGATCAAGCGACTGGAATGCCGTGCCGCCGTCGAGCATCACCACCACGGTGTCGACACCTGCCGGCCAACCGCCATCGCGCAAGCGGCGTCCGGTCGTGATCAGAAACGGCTCGCCGATGTCGTTGAGCGGCATCGCATGCGCCGCGCACAGCGTCTGGATCGAGGTGATGCCGGGCACGACTTCGATTGTCGGCAAGGGATCGAGCCGCCGCGCGATACGCAGCGAGGAATCGTAAAGCGAGGGATCGCCCCAGATCAACAGCGCGACCTTGCCTTCGCCTTCGAGATGATCCCCGATCGTCTGCGACCAGACGGCGGCCACGGCATCATGCCAATCGTCCACGCCCTTGCGATAGTCCGCTTCAGCGGCGTCCCGCACGGGCAGATCGAACTCGGCAATACGCGTCCTGTCGCTGGTGAGCGCATCCGCGCAGATCGTCCGCCTGAGATCGGCGAGATCGGATTTTGTAGTCCCCTTGCGCGGGATCAGGACGAGATCGGCCGCGTTGATGGCAGTAATCGCGGCGCGCGTCAGCTGCTCGGGATCGCCGCAACCGATGCCTATCAGAGAGAGCGTGAGCATCGTGGCTGCGAAGGGCGGCCATCATGGCCGCCCGTTCGCTTGTCTCTAGGCCGCGTTGTGCAAACGCGGCGTGACGAGGCCGGGCGCGGTGACGCCGCGCAACGACTTCGCCAGCGCGAGCACGCCGAGATCGGCGAGCGGCTCGATCACGATGACCAGCGCATAGGACGCCGCGAAGGTCGCGATGTTGGCGAGGTTGGTCGCGCCGAAGCCGGAGCCATAAATCGCCCAGAACGCCACCCAGGCGATGACGCCCGCCTGATAGGTCGTCGAAAGCGCCAGCGCCTGGCGGTACTTCAGATCGACATAGGCCGTGTTGCTCGAAATGATCCGCGTGGCGATCGCCTGGATTCCGAACAGCGGCACCAATAGCGTGGTGACGTTCATGCCATATTGCGGCAGGTCGGGCGGCTCGAAGAAGATGCCCTGGAACAGCAGGCCAAACGCGAGGCCGAAGGCCGCAGGCGCCGCGCCAAACAGCAGGAACAAGGTCGAGCCGAGGATGAAGTGCACTTCGGAGACGCCGACCGGGAAGTGCGGCAGGATCTCGAAGAAGATAAACACAAGTCCCGTGGTGGCGAGCGTCCGCGCCGCGAACGACGTGATGCCCTGCTCGCGCACGGTCTCAGCCGCGAGCTTCAGGGCAACACCGCCGACAGCGATGCCGGTTGCGTAACTCAATACGAGCTTGGCGTCCGAGACTAGTCCGGGTTCGATATGCATGGCTCAGATCCTTCTTGCCGTCACACCCGACGGCCTTGGCCTCAAAACATGCACGGCCGGTCTCCTGGCTCGCGGTTCACTGGGAGTCTCCGGCCTTCCCGGGCCTCGCGGCCCAGTGGCTGATCGAAGTCCCTCACCGCTTACAGTCGCGGGGGCGGCTGGGGTTTTGGGCGCCGCAACTGGGTCCGCCCATCCCCATTCCCGATTATGCTCCGGCGCTTTGCGCCGCGTCGAGCACCATGCGTCTCCTGTGTGCCTCTTTCGCCGGCCGGGCGTCAAGGGGCGACGGGCGGACGAGGCGGTCATGACGGATAATTCCCCGCCAGCGCGCCGAACAGGATGACGGCCGCCGTGGAGGCCGCTCCGCCCCGCGCAAGCTGCTCAGCAAGTTCCGAAATGGTGGTGCGGACCAGCCGCTCATCGGGACGGCCGAGCGATTCGGCAAACAACGCCGGCGTGGTTGGGGCGAGCCCGTGCTCGATCAATTTGACGACCAACGCCGGAAACGTCCGCCGGCCCATATAGACCACGGTTGTCGCCTCCGGATCGGCCAGCGCCGCCCAATTGAGATCTGGCGGCAGCTCGCCGGTGACGTCCGCCCCGGTCACGAACTGCACGCGGCGCGAGGTGTGACGCCGGGTCAGCGGAATGCCGGCTTGCGCGGCGGCGACACAGGCCGAGGTGACGCCGGGAATGATCTCGTAGCCGATGCCCGCTTCGCGCAGCGTCTCGAGCTCCTCCTCAAGCCGGCCAAAGATGCCGGCATCGCCCGACTTCAATCGCACCACGCGCGCGCCTGTCACGGCATAGTCGACCAGCAGGCGGTTGACATGGTGCTGCTTGGTCGAGGCCCGCCCTGCCCGCTTTCCCACCGCGACGAGATTGGCGCCGGGCCGGGCCAGATCGAGGATCGCGCCTGAAGCAAGATCGTCATAGAGCACAACGTCGGCCTCGCGCAGCCGCGCTGCACCCTTGAGCGTGAGCAGCTCGGGATCGCCGGGCCCGGCGGAGACAAAGGAGACAAAACCGCTCACCGGTCCTCCGCGATCAGATGGAAGAACGTGCCGGTGGCTTGTCCCCGCCGCGAGCCGGTCTCGGCAATGACCGCACCTGTCGCGTCGTGCACGACCGCCAGCGCCGTGTCGGGCTGCGCGACTATGGTCGAATAGTGGAATTCATGGCCACGCAGGCGTGCACCCGCCTGATGACCCGGCATCGGCGCGGCGAGCTCGGCCAGACGATAGCCCAGATGCATGCGGCGCTTGGCAAAGCTCGTCTCCAGGCCGAGCAGGCCCGTCATCTCGTGGCTGATGCCATCGGCGTCGGTCAAAGCGGTGCCCAGCACCATATAGCCCCCGCATTCGCCGTGCACCGGGCGCGTCTCGGCGAAGGCGCGCAATCCGCTGCGGAAGCGCGCATTGGCAGCGATCCTGCCGGCCTGCAGCTCGGGATAGCCGCCAGGCAGCCAGCACACATCGGCGACCGGATCAGGGGCTTCATCGGCGAGCGGCGAGAATGTCGAGATCTCCGCACCCGCCGCGCGCCACGCTTCCAGCATGTGCGGATAGACGAAGGAGAACGCGGCATCACGGGCAAGCGCAATGCGCTGGCCGGGCGGCGTCACGTTGACGCCGCTTGCGGCAGGTTGCGGCGACCAGGTGGCCGCCGAACGCAGCACCGCGTCGAGATCGACATGCTCGGCAACGAAGCGCGCGGCCTCGTCGATCAGCTTGCCGATTTCCGCCTGCTCCTCGGCCTGCACCAGTCCGAGATGCCGCTTCGGCAGGCTGATCTCGGCATGGCGCGGCAGCGCGCCGAATACGGCGATGCCGGCATCCAGCAGCGCGCGCCGCACGAGGGCTTCGTGGCGCGGGCTCGCAACGCGATTGAGCACGACGCCTGCAAGGCGCACACCGGGGCGGTAGTCGCGAAGGCCCGCCGCGATCGCGGCCGCCGTTTGTGCCTGTCCTGAGGGATCGATCACCAGCAGCACCGGCCAGTCCAGCATCTCCGCGATGTCGGCGGTCGCCCCGGTGCCGCAGACGCCACGCGCGGCGACGCCGTCGAACAGACCCATCGAGCCTTCGGCCAGCACGACATCGGCGTCAATGCCGCGACTGACGAGATGCGAGATTGTCCCGCGATCCATCGCCCAACTGTCGACATTGACCGAGGCGCGTCCCGTCGCGGCGGCATGAAACGCGGGATCGATGTAATCGGGGCCGCTCTTGAAGCACTGCACCCGCAATCCGCTGTTGCGCCAGGCGCGAGCAAGCGCCAGCGTCAGTGTGGTCTTGCCGACGCCGGAGGCCGGCGCGGAGATAACGAGCCCTGCCGCCATCACGACACCTCCGGAAAGCGCGGCTCGGCGCCGACCGGCCGATAGCGGCGGTCATAGTCGGCAGCATAGAGACGGCTCTCGGAAAAATCCGCCGAGCCCAGCGTCTTGCCGACCAGGATCAACGCGGTGCGCTCCATCTCGCCCCCGACCGCAGCGTCGAGTGTTGCGAGCGTGGCGCGGATGATGCGCTGCTCGGGCCAGCTCGCACGCCAGACGATCGCGACCGGGCAATCCGCGCCATAATGCGGCGTCAGCTCAGCGAAGACCTTGTCGAGCAGATGAATCGACAGATGGATGGCGAGCACCGCGCCGGTGGCGGCGAAGGCGGCAAGCTTCTCGCCTTCGGGCATCGCGCTGGCGCGGCCCGGCGTGCGCGTCAGCACCACGGTCTGGGCAAGGCCGGGCAGCGTCAGCTCGGCCTCCAGCGCAGCCGCGGCGGCCGAGAAAGAGGGAACGCCGGGCGTGACCGTGTAGGGAATGTCGAGCGTGCGCAGGCGGCGGAGCTGTTCGCCCATCGCCGACCAGATCGAGAGATCACCGGAATGCAGCCGCGCAACGTCCTTGCCATCGGCATGGGCGGCGGCGATCTCCGCGACGATCTCATCGAGCGACAGCGGCGCGGTGTTGACGATCCGCGCCCCGGGCGGGCAATGCGCCAAGACGCCCTCGGGCACAAGTGAGCCAGCATAGAGGCAGACCGGACAGGCGGCGATGAGATCGCGGCCGCGCAACGTCAGCAAGTCAGGAGCGCCTGGCCCTGCCCCGATGAAATGCACCGTCATGCGCCGTCTCCTTCCGCGATCGCCGCGGTCGCGGTGCGATCCTGCGAGACCACCCGCGTCGCAATCAATCGCGCGCGAGGTCCGGCCGCTGCGAGCGCCGCCGCCTCGGCAACCGATCCCGTCCCGAACTTTTCCACGACGAGCTTTGACTGCGTCGGCGTGTCGATGCCAACAAGCACTTCGGCGGCAACCGCCTTGATCGGCAAGCCGCATTCGCGCGCGAGCTGCTTCAACACCTCCTCGTCGGCCTTATCGCTGACCGTCGCCACTGCTGCGAGGCCTTCGGGACCACCGGCCGCCAGAAGCGCCTCACGCAGCGAGGCCAGCGTGACGTCCCGCTTGAATCCGAGCCCGGCGACCTTCATCGGACCGCGCTCCATTGCACCACGGGCCGCACGGCCTCCCAGGACCGGTAGCGGCCGAGCGAAGCGGCATGCGCAATCTCGACCCGCATCAATTCGCCGCCGTGGCGCTGGTGCAGCTCACCGAGCAACGCTTCCGTCTCCAACGTTACTGAATGCGCGACCAGCCGCGTACCGGGCGAGAGCCGCGGCCAGATGGCGTCGAACATCGCGATGTCGAGACCGCCGCCGATGAACACGGCGTCAGGCCCGTCCAGCGTAGCAAGGGTTTCAGGCGCTTTTCCCGCGATGACTGTGATCCGATGTGCCAACCCGAACGCCGTCGCATTGCTGCGAATGTTCGCTGCGCGATCCTCGCGCGCCTCGACGGCGATCGCGGTGCCCCCGCACAGCGTCCACTCGACCGAGATCGAGCCCGAGCCCGCACCGATGTCCCATAGCCGTTCACCGGGACGCGGCGCCAGCGCCGAAAGCGCGAGCGCACGGACCGGACGCTTAGTGATCTGGCCGTCATGGACGAAGAGTTCGTCCGATAGTCCCGAGCTGTGGGGGATGCCCTGCGCGCCCGCCGCCTCAACGGCTACCGCGACCAGATTTCCGGCAAGATCGCCTGCGAAGCTGTCGGCGCGATGCGCGTTGATCCTTTCGCGCGGCCCGCCAAGCGCAGCGAGTGTCCAGAATGCCGAGGCACCCCATCCGCGCGCCGTCAGCCATTTCGCGAGATCGCCTGCCGCCTTTGCGTCGCGCACGAGACAAATGATGCGTGCCCCTCGCGCCAGGTGTGGCACGAGACGCTCGAATGGCGCGGCGTGGAGACCGAGACAGGCAACGGATTCCAGACGCCAGCCAAGCCGCGCAGCAACGAGCGAGAATGTCGAGGGAGCCGCATACGCGATCCATTCGTCGCCATGGAGCTTCTCGGCGAGGCTCGCGCCGGCCCCGTGCCAGAACGGATCGCCGGAGGCGAGCACCGCCGTCGGGCGACCACGGCAGCTCAACACGATTTCTGCATCGAACGGCACCGGCCATGGACGGCCGCGCCCGGTTATGCCGGCGAGTGCAAGATGCCGTTCACCGCCAAAGACAGTTTCGGCATCATCGAGCGCCTTTCGGCTTGCCTCGGACAGCCCGGCAAGGCCATCTTCGCCGATACCGATGATGGTCAGCCAGGGATCAGCCATGACGCGCGCCCTCATTCTGGGCGGAACGGCCGACGCGAGCCTGCTCGCGGCGGAGATCGCGCGCGCCGGCGTCGATGCCGTGTATTCCTATGGCGGCCGCACCCGCGCGCCCGCCGGTCAGCCGTTGCCGACGCGGATCGGCGGTTTTGGCGGCGCAAGCGGACTTGTCGATTACATTGGTCGGAAACACATCACGCATGTAATCGACGCGACGCATCCCTTTGCCGCCGAGATGAGCCGCAATGCGGTCGCGGCATGTGCGGAAACCGGCACGCCGCTGATCGCTCTCGAGCGAGCGCCGTGGACCAAAGCGCCCGGCGACAACTGGATCGAAATACCTGATGTCGACGCCGCGGTCACCGCACTGCCTGAAGTGCCGGCAAATGTGTTCCTCGCCATCGGCCGCCAGCACATCGCGCCGTTCGCGACCAAGCCGCAGCACGCCTACACGCTGAGATTCGTCGATCCGCCCGATGCGCCGGTGCCCTTCGCCGCGGACGTCATCGTGTCGCGTGGGCCGTTTACGCTTGAGGGCGAACTGGAGATGCTGCGCGCGCGAGGCATCACCCGGATCGTCGCCCGCAATTCCGGCGGCGACGGCGCGCGCGCCAAGATCGACGCCGCCCGCAGGCTCGGCCTGCCCGTGATCATGATCTCGCGGCCGCAACTGCCGGAACGCTTGCGGGTCGAGAGCGTGGCCGAGATCATGCAGTGGCTCGGTCATCGGGCCTGCCTCGGCGCATAGACCCAGCGGCCGACGCGGCGTGTCTGCGAGTTGCCGACGATCACCAGCGTGCGCATGTCGGCCATCTCGGGCCGGGCTTCGTTCAGCCTGACGGTCTCGATCTTTTCGTCGGCGGCGCTGATCGCGCGCGCGAAAATCACAAGACGGTCGCCACAGCCGGCCTCGTTCAGCACCGCGAGCGCACGGCCAAATCCTTCCGGCCGGCTCGCCGAGCGCGGATTGTACATCGCGATGGCAAAATCGGCTTCCGCGGCGAGCCGCAGGCGCTTCTCGATCACCGCCCACGGCTTGAGATTATCGGAGAGATTGATCGCGCAGAAATCATGGCCGAGCGGTGCGCCGGCGCGCGCGGCAGCCGCCAGCATCGCAGTGACGCCGGGCAGCACGCGGATCGGCAGCTCCTGCCATTGCGGCGCCTGTTCGAGCGCCTCGAACACGGCGGACGCCATCGCGAAGACGCCGGGGTCGCCGGAGGACACGATGACGACTTGGCCGCCTTCGGCCGCGAGCCGCAGCGCCTCGCTCGCGCGCTGCAGCTCTTCGCGATTGTCGGAAGGATGCAAAGTGAGCCCTGCCCGCGCTGGCACGCGCGCGACATAGGGCGCGTAGCCCAGAATGTCGGTCGCGGCGGCAAGCGCGGCGGAGACCTCGGGCGTCACCAGCGCAGCGCTGCCCGGGCCGAGGCCAGCGATGGTCAGCGTGCCCGTCATTCGGCGGCGTCCGGATGCCGGCCCTTGCCGTGCACGAGCACGATCGCAAAATAGGGGCAGTCGGCGGCGTCGATCTCCGCAAGCCGCACCACGCGCTCGCCCGGCATGGTGCCGCGCTCGACCAGCCACGCATCGTCCAGCCGTCCGGCGGCAGCGAGCGCGCGGCGCACTTTCGCGAGATTGCGCCCAGTCTTCATGATCACGAGCGCATCGGAATCGCGCATGCGGCGTTCGAGCTCGTCCTCGGCGAGCGTGCCCATGAGCACCGTCGTCACGTCGTCGCCGAGCGCAATCGGCTGTCCCACGCCATTCCAGCAGCCGACCATGCCGGGAATGCCGGCGATCACCTCGATCTCGACGCGGCCCTGCAGGCGCATGTGCAGATGCATGAAGGAGCCGTAGAAGTAAGGATCGCCCTCGCAGAGCACGACGACGTCGACCGCGCGCGCCAGCCGCGCCAGTCGCTCCGCCCATTCGTCGTAGAAGCCGGCAAGCAACTGGACATATTCAGGCGTGTCGAAGGCGATCTCGGTCGTAACAGGATATTCCATCGGATATTCGGTGACGTCGGCAGCCAGCATGCCCTCGACGATGCGGCGCGCCTGGCCGGGCCGGCCCTTTTTGCGGAAATAGGCGACATGCCTCGCGCCGCGCACCGTGCGATCGGCGCGCACGCTCATCATATCAGGGTCACCGGGGCCGAGACCGCAGCAGATGATGCGTCCCATCGCTATTCGCTCCGGCTCGCCAGCGCGTTCACGGCGGCG from Bradyrhizobium lupini harbors:
- the cobT gene encoding nicotinate-nucleotide--dimethylbenzimidazole phosphoribosyltransferase → MLPEWVTQQCPDISAVHREAAVARQAQLTKPTGALGRLEQLAIELAGLQATEQPRAARVPIIIFAGDHGIVAQGVSAYPQEVTIAMLANFASGGAAISVLARELGSSLEVVDAGTLAQGEMAGIMTDKPRSGTRDFSVEAALTPTELAFAFEAGRRAVTRAQAGQPDLLIFGEMGIGNTTTSAAIAAGLLGVSAAEIAGSGTGIDAAGRVHKARVIDAAIARHDIAGAAPEKILCAVGGLEIAAICGAVIAAAQHRIPVLIDGFIVSVAALAAVRLNPSCQLSLLASHQSAEQGHRLVLRALNVQPLISLDLRLGEGSGAAIALPLVRSACALHNGMATFAQANVPDRPA
- the cbiE gene encoding precorrin-6y C5,15-methyltransferase (decarboxylating) subunit CbiE, whose amino-acid sequence is MADPWLTIIGIGEDGLAGLSEASRKALDDAETVFGGERHLALAGITGRGRPWPVPFDAEIVLSCRGRPTAVLASGDPFWHGAGASLAEKLHGDEWIAYAAPSTFSLVAARLGWRLESVACLGLHAAPFERLVPHLARGARIICLVRDAKAAGDLAKWLTARGWGASAFWTLAALGGPRERINAHRADSFAGDLAGNLVAVAVEAAGAQGIPHSSGLSDELFVHDGQITKRPVRALALSALAPRPGERLWDIGAGSGSISVEWTLCGGTAIAVEAREDRAANIRSNATAFGLAHRITVIAGKAPETLATLDGPDAVFIGGGLDIAMFDAIWPRLSPGTRLVAHSVTLETEALLGELHQRHGGELMRVEIAHAASLGRYRSWEAVRPVVQWSAVR
- the cobJ gene encoding precorrin-3B C(17)-methyltransferase; its protein translation is MTGTLTIAGLGPGSAALVTPEVSAALAAATDILGYAPYVARVPARAGLTLHPSDNREELQRASEALRLAAEGGQVVIVSSGDPGVFAMASAVFEALEQAPQWQELPIRVLPGVTAMLAAAARAGAPLGHDFCAINLSDNLKPWAVIEKRLRLAAEADFAIAMYNPRSASRPEGFGRALAVLNEAGCGDRLVIFARAISAADEKIETVRLNEARPEMADMRTLVIVGNSQTRRVGRWVYAPRQAR
- the cobM gene encoding precorrin-4 C(11)-methyltransferase; the protein is MTVHFIGAGPGAPDLLTLRGRDLIAACPVCLYAGSLVPEGVLAHCPPGARIVNTAPLSLDEIVAEIAAAHADGKDVARLHSGDLSIWSAMGEQLRRLRTLDIPYTVTPGVPSFSAAAAALEAELTLPGLAQTVVLTRTPGRASAMPEGEKLAAFAATGAVLAIHLSIHLLDKVFAELTPHYGADCPVAIVWRASWPEQRIIRATLATLDAAVGGEMERTALILVGKTLGSADFSESRLYAADYDRRYRPVGAEPRFPEVS
- a CDS encoding precorrin-2 C(20)-methyltransferase produces the protein MGRIICCGLGPGDPDMMSVRADRTVRGARHVAYFRKKGRPGQARRIVEGMLAADVTEYPMEYPVTTEIAFDTPEYVQLLAGFYDEWAERLARLARAVDVVVLCEGDPYFYGSFMHLHMRLQGRVEIEVIAGIPGMVGCWNGVGQPIALGDDVTTVLMGTLAEDELERRMRDSDALVIMKTGRNLAKVRRALAAAGRLDDAWLVERGTMPGERVVRLAEIDAADCPYFAIVLVHGKGRHPDAAE
- a CDS encoding histidine phosphatase family protein, with amino-acid sequence MEGETFLWLIRHAPVDGVSGIIHAADAPADLGARAQLEALRQRLPRDAASYASPSRRTVETARALGLEPLQLDEFSEQDFGDWTGRRHDELAATGGEAYARFWSDLARGRPPGGESFEEQVARVRLGLSKIGTGAATLVVHSGTIRAALCIALDLTPQAALRFMIDPLSLTRIDRLATGWRVVSVNQRTI
- a CDS encoding cobalamin biosynthesis protein translates to MKVAGLGFKRDVTLASLREALLAAGGPEGLAAVATVSDKADEEVLKQLARECGLPIKAVAAEVLVGIDTPTQSKLVVEKFGTGSVAEAAALAAAGPRARLIATRVVSQDRTATAAIAEGDGA
- a CDS encoding cobyrinate a,c-diamide synthase, with the protein product MAAGLVISAPASGVGKTTLTLALARAWRNSGLRVQCFKSGPDYIDPAFHAAATGRASVNVDSWAMDRGTISHLVSRGIDADVVLAEGSMGLFDGVAARGVCGTGATADIAEMLDWPVLLVIDPSGQAQTAAAIAAGLRDYRPGVRLAGVVLNRVASPRHEALVRRALLDAGIAVFGALPRHAEISLPKRHLGLVQAEEQAEIGKLIDEAARFVAEHVDLDAVLRSAATWSPQPAASGVNVTPPGQRIALARDAAFSFVYPHMLEAWRAAGAEISTFSPLADEAPDPVADVCWLPGGYPELQAGRIAANARFRSGLRAFAETRPVHGECGGYMVLGTALTDADGISHEMTGLLGLETSFAKRRMHLGYRLAELAAPMPGHQAGARLRGHEFHYSTIVAQPDTALAVVHDATGAVIAETGSRRGQATGTFFHLIAEDR
- the cobA gene encoding uroporphyrinogen-III C-methyltransferase — translated: MSGFVSFVSAGPGDPELLTLKGAARLREADVVLYDDLASGAILDLARPGANLVAVGKRAGRASTKQHHVNRLLVDYAVTGARVVRLKSGDAGIFGRLEEELETLREAGIGYEIIPGVTSACVAAAQAGIPLTRRHTSRRVQFVTGADVTGELPPDLNWAALADPEATTVVYMGRRTFPALVVKLIEHGLAPTTPALFAESLGRPDERLVRTTISELAEQLARGGAASTAAVILFGALAGNYPS
- the cobF gene encoding precorrin-6A synthase (deacetylating), with the translated sequence MLTLSLIGIGCGDPEQLTRAAITAINAADLVLIPRKGTTKSDLADLRRTICADALTSDRTRIAEFDLPVRDAAEADYRKGVDDWHDAVAAVWSQTIGDHLEGEGKVALLIWGDPSLYDSSLRIARRLDPLPTIEVVPGITSIQTLCAAHAMPLNDIGEPFLITTGRRLRDGGWPAGVDTVVVMLDGGTAFQSLDPAGLHIWWGAYLGMPDQIVMSGALAEIGPRIVAVRQEARERHGWIMDSYILKRRP
- a CDS encoding cobalt-precorrin-6A reductase; amino-acid sequence: MTRALILGGTADASLLAAEIARAGVDAVYSYGGRTRAPAGQPLPTRIGGFGGASGLVDYIGRKHITHVIDATHPFAAEMSRNAVAACAETGTPLIALERAPWTKAPGDNWIEIPDVDAAVTALPEVPANVFLAIGRQHIAPFATKPQHAYTLRFVDPPDAPVPFAADVIVSRGPFTLEGELEMLRARGITRIVARNSGGDGARAKIDAARRLGLPVIMISRPQLPERLRVESVAEIMQWLGHRACLGA
- a CDS encoding energy-coupling factor ABC transporter permease, with product MHIEPGLVSDAKLVLSYATGIAVGGVALKLAAETVREQGITSFAARTLATTGLVFIFFEILPHFPVGVSEVHFILGSTLFLLFGAAPAAFGLAFGLLFQGIFFEPPDLPQYGMNVTTLLVPLFGIQAIATRIISSNTAYVDLKYRQALALSTTYQAGVIAWVAFWAIYGSGFGATNLANIATFAASYALVIVIEPLADLGVLALAKSLRGVTAPGLVTPRLHNAA